In Bradyrhizobium sp. WBOS07, the genomic window GGCGAGACCGCTGCTGTAAGCGTTGGGGTCATCAACGCCGCCGACGTCTGGAGAGTTTGGTGATGAGCGCGACGAGAGGCCGTCTTCTGGTGGTCGACGACGACCTGGTGCAGCGAGTCCTGATCGGCAAGATCGGGGCGAAACTCGGCTACGAGACGGTCGTTGCGTCCTCCTATGAGGCCGCAACCGAGCTGCTGGGCCGCGAGGCCTTCGAGATCATGGCGCTCGACCTGTCGCTCGGAGAGCGGGACGGGGTGGAGCTGTTGCACTTCGTCGCCGAGCGAGGCCTCCGCGAGATGTCGATCGTCATCATCAGCGGCTGCGACGATCGTATCATGAAGGCCACGCGACGGGTCGCGAACGGGTTGAAGCTGTCGGTCGGCGGATGCCTGACAAAGCCGCTCGATCTGAACCGCTTGCGCAGCGCACTCGAATCTCCGCGGCGTGCGCCGCTGGCCGCGGCATCGACCTCGCCGCAACTCCCGATCACGCCGGCGAGAATCATGCGCGGCCTCGCCGATCGCGAATTCTTCGTCGAGTTTCAGCCGAAGATATCGCTTGAGACCGGAAGGGTCGTCGGCGCCGAGGCGCTCGCACGCTGGCGCACCGCCGAATTCGGCATGGTCTCGCCCATGGTCTTCATTCCGATCGCCGAGGAGGCCGACCTCATGCGCGAGGTGACCGATTGCATCCTGTCATCGGCGATGTCGCAGGGCCGCAAGCTGATCGAGCGCAATCCCGGCTTCACCATTGCCGTCAACATTTCGGGCTCGCTGATGTCCGATCTGGCCTTGCCCGACCGCATCGAGGAGATCCTGCGCCGCGAGAACATCTCGCCGACCTCGCTGACGGTGGAGATCACCGAGACTTCGGCCATGGCGGACGTCGAACGTGCCAACGACATCCTGGTGCGGTTGCGGCTCAAGAAGATCGGGACGGCCATCGACGATTTCGGCACCGGCTATTCGTCGCTCGCGGCCCTGGCGCGGCTGCCGTTCAGCGAGCTGAAGATCGACCAGTCGTTCATCAAGGGCTGCGAATCCGACGATGACATGATGAAGATCGTCGATGCCTCGGTGGCGCTGGCGAAGGCGTTCAACATGAAGGTCGTGGCCGAGGGCGTCGAGAGCTCCGAAGCGCTCGAGATCATCCGCCGGATCGGCTGCGATGTCGCCCAGGGCTTTTTCTTTGCGCCCTCGCTGCGGCGATCGCGCGCCGAACGGTGGATCTCCGCGCGCAATGCTCTCGCCGACGGGCACGGGGCATCGGCGACGCCGGTTGCTCTCGCAGGCTGAGATGGCGAACCCCGGTCGCCGGGCGACCGGGATTCGTCAACAGATGCAGGCGGCTCAGTAGATCCCGTAGGCGCAGACATTGACGACGCGCACGCGCAGGCCGTGACGGGTCCGGACCAGGCGTTCCTGGTAGCAATTGCTGACGCCGGTGTTGAGGTAGATTCCGCCGAAGCCCCAGCCGGGACCCCAGTGGTGATGACCGTGATGGTGATGGAAGCCGCCGGCCGAAGCGGCGGTCGGGGCCAGAGCGGCAACGCCGAGCGAACCGGCGGCGATCAGACCGAGAGCAAGCTTACGAAACATCTTCATTCTCCATTTGGTGCTAGGGCCGTTGTTGTGTCCCTGCATCTCGGTCGGGCCGAGATGCGATCGCGTTCACGCGGGATCAGGAGAATCGTGTTTCAGGATTGTTTCGTGGCCTGCGGCGTAATGTGCCGGTGTGATGTTTTCCGCGCCGCGCGGTAGCGCGCGGCCATCGCCCGCGTCAGTTCCGTCATCTTGTCGCGGAGATCGGCGGGCTCCAGCACTTCGGCCTCGGGGCCGAGCCGCAATAATTCGGCCGCGGCGTGCCAGGATGTCTTGCCGACAGGCACGCGCGCAATGCGCCAGCCGTCGGCATCGCCGGTCTCTGCGAGCTGCGTACGCGCCTTGACGTAAGGCTGGCTCAATGCGTCGAGCAGCTTGACGCCGAACGGCGACAGCCGCACCACCGCGACATTGGGATGCATCTCGGCCTCGAGGCGAAGTGTCGCGGCCTGTCAATAGGCGGCAAGGTCGAAATCGGTGGGGCGCTCGAAGTTCTCGTCGAGCGCCGCGCAGTCGAGCACGCGCGCGACACGATAGGTGCGCACGCTAGCGTCGACCTGGCCCGCGAGGTACCAGTTCCCGCCCTTCAGCACGAGGCCGAGCGGCGCGAGGCGGCGCTGCTTCTCGGAACGCCAGCTCTGGTAGCGGATTTTTATCAATGTCCCGCGCAGCACCGCGCCGGCAATCGTGCGTAGATGTTTCGGTTCTTCCGCCTCGCCAAACCAGCCCGGCGCATCCAGGTGAAAGCGCTCCTGCATACGATTGGCGTCCTCGCGCAGATGGGCGGGCAGCGCCGCCATCAGCTTGTTCTGCGCGGCGATCATCGCCGCATCGAGGCCGAGGGCCGCCGCAGGACCGGGCAATCCGGTCAGGAACAGCGCGCCGGCCTCGCTCTGCGACAGGCCGTTCAGTCGCACGCGGTAGCCGTCGAGCAGGCGGTAACCGCCCTCTGCGCCGCGGTCGGCGTAGACGGGCACGCCCGACGCCGCGAGCGCGTCGATGTCGCGATAGATCGTGCGCACCGAGACCTCGCAGGACTTCGCAAGCTCGGGCGCGGTGACCTGCCCCCTGGCTTGGAGGATGGTGAGGATCGACAGCATCCGGCTCGCGCGCATGATTTCCTTAAACCATACCTGACAGGGGATGTCAGGTATGGGTCTCTACAAGATGCGCCTTGCCAGAGAGCGCCCCGGGAGAGCCTGCCATGACCGATCCGAACCGCATCACGCTGTATTACTCGCCGCAAAGCCGCGCCACCGGCACGCGGGTGCTGCTGGAGGAGCTGGGCGCGCCCTATGATCTCCACGTCCTCAACATGAAGGCCGGCGAGCAGCGGAAGCCGGCCTATCTCGCCATCAATCCGCTCGGCAAGGTCCCGGCGATCCGCCACGGCGAGGCCCTGGTGACCGAGCAGGTCGCGATCACCATCTATCTCGCTGATCTCTTCCCGCAGGCGGGTCTGACACCTGCGCTGAACGATCCTCTGCGCGGCCCATATCTACGCTGGATCGCCTATTACGGCTCATCCTTCGAGCCGGCGCTGATCGACAAGTTCATGCAGCGCGAGCCGGCGCCCATCACGCAGTCGCCCTATGCCGACTACGACACCATGCTCGGCGCGCTCGAAGCGCAGCTGTCGAGGGGGCCGTATCTGCTCGGCGAGCGTATGACAGCCGCCGATGTGTTGTGGGGCGTCGCGTTCAGCTGGACCATGATGTTCGGCATCGTCCCGAAGAAGGACGTCTTCGTCCGCTACGCCGAGCGCATGACCTCGCGACCGACATTCCAGCGCATCAACGCGGCGGATGAGGAGATGGCCGCGCAGCATGCCAAGGCGATTCCGAGCTAAGCTGTTAAGCCAACCTCCGCTGTCCTCCCGGGACGCGCGCTTGAGGCGCGCTTGTCCGGGACTACAGCGGAGGGTTTGGCTCCCTCAAAACCGCGGCGCTCTCTTCTCTGCGAACGCCTTGATGCCTTCCTTGATCTCCTCGCCGCGCATGCTGTCGCGGTGGCGCTGGTCGGCGGCGCGATCATCGAGCTCGCCGCGGGCGAATTCGTTGATGGCGCGCTTCATGCCGGCCATCGCCTGCGGCGCGTTGCCGGCGAGAACCGTCGCGAGTTGGTCGACCTCCTCGTCCAGGTACTCCACCGGCACCATCGCGGTGAGATAGCCGATCCGCAGCATCTCCGGGGCACTGATCTTTTGCGCGGTCAGGAACAGTCGCTTCGCGTTGTCGATGCCGAGCCGGGTGACGTAGCGCTTGATGCCGCTCCGATAATAATGCAGCCCGAGCCGAGCCGCCGGCATGAACATCTCGGCGGTGTCGACGCCGATGCGGAAATCGCAGGCGAGCGCGAGATCGGTCGAGCCGCCATAGACGCCGCCGTTGAGCCGGCAGATCGTCGGCACGCCGAGATCCTCCAGCCGGTTGACGACGAGTTCGAAGGCAGAGCCCGCGCTCTGCTGCTCGTTTGCGCTGACGGCGCGCTCGGCGACCGAGTTGAGGTCATACCCGGCGGAGAAGGCGCGGCCGGTGCCGGTCAGCACCAGCACGCGGATGGCTGGATCGGCCTCGATCAGGTCGAACAGCCTGACCAGTTCGTCGAGGTCTTCCGCCTGGAGCCGGTTGAGATGCTTCGGCCGGTTGAGGCGGATGGTGGCGCGTGCGCCGTCGCATTGGAGCAGGGGGCTGGTCGCTGCGTCGGTGACGTCCGACATTCTTGTCTCCATCGTACCTGTTTTGGAGGGCGCGGCGTTTCGCCTCGGCGTCGCCGCCGGTCTTAGCGAGATCGGGATGCCGTGCCATCTCGAAGCTGTCGCAGGCCCGGAACGTGCGGCACCGCGTCGAGCACCCAGAGCACGCCGCCGGTCCGACAGCAAGACCTGCCGAGCACGCTGATGGTGACCGCGGCGCAGGCCGCCTTGGTCATGGGGTCTACCTGAAATGCGGCGGCTCGTCGTAACCGCGACGGCTGCTGAAGAACAGCAGCACCATCAGCCCGACGCCGACGATGATGGAAAACCCCGCGCCCAGCGCCAGCGCCACATAGCCTTCCGTCGGAATCGGCTCGCCTTCGACCGCTATTGCGGAATAGGCGAAGTAGCCGGCCGCCGCCAGCATTCCCAGGAGGAGGATGATGAGGAGTGCACGCATGCGGAGGTTTCCGGTTGCAACGGAACCAACGGTTGCAGATCGCGCTAGTTCCTACCGACAGGGCGGAGGTCCCAGCCCCAGCCGCGCACCCGGACGCAATGCAGCACGTCGTGATGCGCTGCAGCGGCGGCCTCGAACGACCCGGCTGCTCAGGCGCTCTGGGCGGTCTTGACGACCACGACATTGCTGTCGTCGTGCGGGGCGGGCCCGGTGCCCGGCGCCGACGTCTCGGTCTCGCTGGCATGACGTTTCAGATAGTCGCGGCGCATGCCGATCTCGTCGCGGACGAACTCGTAGCCCAGCTTGAAGGTGTCGAGCCCATCGGTACTGATCGTGCCGTCTCGCAGTCCGATGACGGCGCCGCGCAGGATGCCCTCGAGCTCGTCCTGAAGACATTCGAGCTGATCCAGCGAGTGGGCGTGCTCGATCCGCTCGCCGATGTCGAGGATGGCGGTGGAGAGTTCGCTGGCCTTCTCCGGCGCGATGCGGGTGATCTTGGCGTAGATCGCGGCGAAGATCGAGCCGATGACGCTGAGCGCGGCGGCGCCCACATACATCAAGTCGCTGTACTTATCCATGAACGACTTGGTGTCGTCGTTGATGTAATCGGCCGCGCCCTGGTGCGCCATCACGAAGGCGTCCTTCTCGACAGAGGCCGGCTCGATCCTGGTGGCAAAGCCGTTGTCGAGCCCGAGCGCGGATTTGTTCTCGTAGACGATGCGGGCGAGCTCGCCTCCCGTGCTCGGGGACATCCTGGATTGCGCCACCAGCAGCCATTCCAGCCCGATCGTGTCGAGGTCGTCATCGGGAATTTGCGGGGATGTCGACAGCGTGCCTGCCGTCAGCGTCTCGCTGGAAATGCCGGGAAGCCTGCGCGCCAGCGCCTTGGCCTCGTCGATCGCGTTGAGCGTGAAGCCGCCGCGCTTGGCGACCTGCTCATAGGTCTTGTCCCGCACCGCCCTGGAGGCATGGACGATGGCGACGACCGCGCCAAAGCCGCTTGCCGGTGCGAACAGCTTGTCGAGCGTTGCGCCCTGCGGCGCCATCTGGATCTTCGCCGCGTCCGGACCGTCGGGGATGTCGAGAATGCTGCGCACGAAGGCGAGGGAGGATTCGCTCTCGGCGAGAACGGCGACCTTCTTCTTCTTCAGCTCGGCGATCGATTTGATCTTCCTGTTGCCGGGGCCGAGCAGGAGCACGAGATCGTGCTCGAGGATCGCGAGCGTGCGCGCCCGCAGCGGGACCTTGGCGTCGGTGCGCAGGACGGCGAGGTCGGCCTGCTTGCGGTCGAATTGTGCGAGCGCCTTGGTGCTGTCGGCGTTGTTGACGATCTTGATGCGCAAGCGCGAGGCGTTGGACGTCAGCACCGTGGCGAGCTTGGCCGCGAACAGCGCCTCGTCGCTGTTGGGGGCGCCGACGGCAAAGGTCAGCGTTTCCGAATTGTGCAGCATCGCGCGGCCGGCCCAGACGGTGGCCAGCGACAACAGCAGGGTCAGCACGACGTAGAGGAAGACCTGCTGCTGATTGGTCTTGATCACCTTGGGGCGCCGGGGCGGCGGTTCGGCAAGTGACGAAATCGGGCCTTCAGTACTCATGGCAGCACTCTGGCCTTATTGTCTCGGTGGTGGGCAGCTCGCGGATGCGATCGCGGGGCGCGCCCTAAAATTTGTAAACGTCTGAAAAAAGAACGGTATTCTCTATCTGGGATGATAGCGCGAAGGTCACGGAAAGCAAATTTCGAGCCGAAGGTAACCTTACGCGGGGCTTCCGCGGCCATGGCTCGCCCCTATGCCCGGTTAGCCACACTTGGCGAATTTCCGGTTCCCCCGGCTGCATTCCGCCGCGGGAGATGTCATAAATCGCGCCTTCCGGCGATTTGACCGGTCCAGACCTGGTCCAATAATAAGTTGCGCTGAACGCTCCAATTTTCCTTGTCACGTCAATGAGGGCGTCAGCCTTGTCGTTTCCACCCATGTCATCGGCGGTTCCGGTCGAAGCGCTCATTGGCTGGATGTTGCTGCTCACTTTCAAGCACATCATCGCCGACTTCGTCCTCCAGACCGCCTGGATGGCGCATGGCAAGGACCAGAAGCACGGCTGGGCCCTGCCGCTTCTGGTGCACTGCCTCGTTCACCTTGCGGTTGCACTGCCGCTGATCCTGATCGTGGCGCCGAAATTCTGGTTCGTGGCCTTCATCGACTTCGTGATCCACATCACGATCGACCGCGCCAAGGGGTTCGTCTCGGCGAATTTCGGGGTCGACCTGGCGCATCCCTGGTTCTGGACCCTGATCGGCGTCGACCAGGCGCTGCATCATCTGACCGGCTTCGGCCTTTCCATCTTCATGGCGGCGAACTGAGACCAGCGATTGATCCCGTAGCCCGGATGGAGCGAAGCGCAATCCGGGATTCGTTCCAGACGGCGCAACCGAGCGATGCGGTTAGTCTGGCCCCGGATTACGCTTGCGCTCCATCCGGGCTACGCAGCTCCTCACGAGCTTCTTCCTGCGGCTCCTGATTCGTCCACAGGCGCAAGCACCCCGGGTGACTACCGGCCGGCGTGGTTAACCTTTCATTAGAGAATTGCGCTGCATCTTCCTCACACGAGGGAGAACTGCAATGTTTTCAAGCCGCGACGCCTTTGAAAGCGATTTCTGCCCGGTTCGCGACGAACTCCTTGGCGAGATGTACCGCGCCAGCGAGAGTGGCCTGCCGAGGTTGGTTGAGAGTGTTTCCCCTGACGCACGCGCCAGGCTGGCGCTGTTCTGCTATCGCCGCAACCATTTGCATTCGCTGGCGGTCGTGATCGCAGCGAGCTGCACCGAGCGCGATCTGATCGAGAACGGCGGCCGTGTCGGCTCGACGCTCTATGCGCTGTCGCGGGAGGGCGCGGCGAAAGCCTCGCCGTCGCTGTCGGGCGGCCGCAAGCCGATCACGCTGTCGACCAAGCCGCTGTCGGTGCTCGCCCCGCTCGATGACGAGCTCGACGACGAGATCGGCGAAGCCGTTCCTGCCTAAACGATTGCGATCGACGGCAATCCGAACTTCCGCCGCGCCATCGCGCATTCGGCATCGCCCGGCATGCAGGTGCGGCACACCTCCGGCCGCGCCGCATAGATGCCGCATGCGGTGGCTTTTCCGATGTCCCCCTGCAGGGCCGAGCAGCGATCGCCCTCGCAGCGCATGCCGGACTGGCGTTCGTTGACCAGCGTCTCCGGAATCGCAGCGAGCTCCTCGTCGCTCTCGATCGAGAAGCGCGGCCAGTTGGCCGAATAGCCGCAGCACGCGCCGCAACTCTGGCAGCAGCTCGACGGATCGATGGGGGAGCTCTCCTGCATCCTCGTCACGTGTCCTTTGGCGGGCCCCAGACCAGGCTCTGCCGCCATCTTGCGCGCAGCACGTCGCGACGTTCCGGATATTTCTCGTCGAGATAGTTCGCCTCGACGACCCGGTCGGTGCGGAAGCTGCGGAAGTCGCCGCGCAGCTCGCACCAGGCGGCAAGCAGCCGCACCGCTTCGAGATAGCCGACCGAGATCGGCCAGATCATGCGCTCGCTGGCGCGGCCCTGCTCGTCGCGATAGCGCAGCATGATCTTCTTGCCTTCGTGGATCTGGGTGCGGGTGCGCGCCATGTCCAGGCGGTCCGGCTCCCTGTTCCAGCTTGGGCGCGCGCGGCTCGCCGGCTCCAGCACGAAGGGGCGCAAGCGTTCGGGCACGGTGTCTGCGATCTTGGCCATCAGATCTTCGGCCGCGCGCGCCAGCGCCGAATCGGCGTGGCCGGCGACCCATTGCGCGCCCAGCACGGCCGCCTCGATCTCGTCGGGCGTCAGCATCAAGGGCGGCAGGTCAAATCCCTTCTCCAGGATGTAGCCCATGCCGGCTTCGCCGCGGATCGGCACGCGCTGGCCGATCAGCGTTGCGATGTCGCGATAGATCGTGCGCTTCGAGGTCTCGAGCTCGGCCGCGATGGCGTCCGCCGTCAGCGGCTTACGCGTGCGCCTCAGCACCTGGATGATCTGAAACAGCCGGTCGGCGCGTCTCATGACAATTCTCTTATCGGTGGTTTTTCAGCAAGCGGCGCGCGGCTGCTGACAGGATGTTGGCAGCAGGGGGGTTCTATACCGGGACAACACATCGACTGAAGGGGATTTGTCCATGATCATTCCAACCCATTTCGGCCCGGCGATTCCGATGCTGCGGGCACAGGCGTGGTCCGTATCGGCATTCGGCCGCCTCGTTTCGCTCGATCTCATGGCCGTCGATCTCCGGTTTGCTCTCGCAAGCGTGGTGGCACGCTCGCTGACCCAGGCCGCGGACGCGCTGGTCCGCCACGTGATGGGCCGCGCCTGGCGGGGAGCCCGCTTCGCAGAACATATCACGGCTGCTGCCACCATGGTGGCAGCAGCCGGTCGCTAGGTTCCGTCGACTTTCGAGAGGTTCAGGAGAGCTCGCATGATCACGCTTTACGGCTTCGGCACTGGCTTCGGCCTGCCGGAAATCAGCCCCTTCGTCACCAAGACGGAGGTGCAGCTCAAGATGGCGGGACTACCCTACCGGAAGGAGCGGGCGATGCCGCCGGCCTCGCCCAAGGGGCAATTGCCGTTCATCGACGACGGTGGTGAGGCGGTGGCTGATTCCACCTTCATCCGCGCCCATATCGAGCGTCGCTACGGCTTCGATTTCGATGCCGGCCTGTCGCTGGCCGAGCGTGCGCAGGCCTGGGCGTTCGAGCGGATGGTGGAGCACCATGTCTACTGGGGGCTGGTCGGGGCGCGCTGGGTCGATCCGGTGAATTTCGCCAAGGGACCCGCGCACTTCTTCGACGGCGCGCCGGAGCACAACCGCGAGAAGCTGCGCGAGGATGCGCAGTTCCGCGTCGCCGAGAACTATCTGCTCTCCGGCCTCGGCCGCCACGCCCCCGATGACGACGTCGACCTCGCCGTGCGCTCGCTGTTTGCGCTCTCGGTGCAGCTCGGCGACAAGGCGTACCTGATGGGCAGCAAGCCCTGCGGCGTCGACGCCACCGCCTTCGGTATGCTCGCCGGCGTCCTGACGCCGTTCTTCGAATCGATCTTGCGCGAGCGCGCCGAGGCCTTTCCGAACCTCACCGCCTTCGTCGACCGCATGATGGAGACGTATTACCCCGAATTCGCCTGGGCCCCGCTGCGGCAGGCGGCGTAGCGCTGATGTCGCCACACCGTCATGGCCGGGACAAGCCCGGGCATGACGACCTCAGAGCAGTTCGAACCAGATGCCAAAACAAAAGAGCCGGCCCGTCGGGCCGGCTCTCGTCGTCTCTCGACTCTCGGCGCCTACTTCACCAGCGCGTACTTGCCGTCCTTCACCGTGAGCAGGATGCGGGCGCGTTCGTCGACGCCGTAACGGTCCTTTTCGGTGAAGTTGTAGACACCCTGGCTTGCCGCGAGGTCCTTCTCCGACAGCAGCGCCTGACGGATGGCTTCGCGGAATTCCGGCGTGCCGGGCTTGGCCGTCTTCAGCGCCACTGGGACGACGCGCTTCAGGATCTCGAACGCATCGTAGGAATGGCCGGCGAACTGGCTGCGGCTGTTCGGGCCGTACTTGGCCTCATAGGCCGCGTTCAGCGCGAGGCCCGGCTTCTTGGTCAGCGCGCTGTCCGGCTGTTCCTCGGGGGCCATGACGGGGCCAGAGGCCATCAGCACGCCTTCCGCCGCTTTGCCGGCGATGCGGATGAAGTCCATGCTGGCGGCACCGTGGGTCTGGTAGATCAGGCCTTTGTAGCCGCGTTCACGCAGCTCGGTCTGCGGCAGCGCGGCCGCGGTGCCGGATGCGCCGACCAGGATGGCGTCGGGATTGGCGGCGACCAGTTTCAGCACCTGTCCGGTCACCGAGGTGTCGGGACGGGCGAAACGCTCCTCGTCGACGATGGTCATGCCCATCGGCACGGCCTGCGCCTTCAGATCGTTGAACCAGAGATCGCCGTAGGAGTCGGAATAGCCGATATAGCCGAGCGTCTTCACGCCCTTGGCCTTCATGTGGTCGTACAGCACCTTGCCGACGATCGGAATCGGCTGCGGCATTGCGACCGACCACTTCATGCGCTCCGGCGTGATCGGGAACGGCGCCAGGCCGAAATGCGGAATGCCGGCTTCGTTGGCGACGTTGGAGACGGCGATCGTCGGCGGCGTCAGCGCCGAGCCCATGATGACGTCGGCCTTGGATTCGGTCACGAAGCGGCGGGCGTTCGTGGTCGCGGTGGTGGGATCGCCGCCGTCGTCGAGCACGATCACCTTCAGCGGCACGCCGCCGATCTCCTTCGGCACGAATTCCAGCGCGTTGCGCTCGGGAATGCCGAGCGCTGCGCCCGGGCCGGTCGTGGTTGTGGTGATGCCGATGGTGATCTCGCTGGACTGGGCCAGCGCGGGCAGCGCCGGCAGCGCCAGCGTCGCCGCGGCGATCGCGGCAGTCAGGTAAAAGCGTTTCATTCTATTTCCTCCCTTTACGTGTTTCTTTGAAAGCAGAAATCGGGGGGTATTTCAGCCCCCTCTTTTGGTGATGCGGCGATTTAGCTCCAGGCTCTAACTCCCCGTGAACTTGGCTACCATTTCCGCCGGGAATGGTGCCGATTTCAGCTTGTCGGGGTTAACGGGATCGCGGCCGACCAGCACGCGGGTTTCGAACCCCTCGAGCGCCAGCGTCTCGCCTTTGTAGACGTTGTGCTTCACCTCGAAGCTCGAGCGCTTGATGCTCTCGATTTTCGTTTCAATGGTGATCCAGTCGCCATAGGTCGAGGGGATGTAGAACGTGGCCCGCGTGTCGACCATGGGGATGCCCACCAGGCCGTATTTGCGGACCAGATCCTGCTTGGAGAAGCCGGCGACCTCGAACAGGGTTGAGGTCGAATCGTCGAACATCGCGAAATAGCGCGGGTAGTAGACGATGTTGGCGGGGTCGCAATCGCCCCACTGGATCTGGACCTCGCGCCGGTTCACGAACATGCGTCGCTCGCCTTTACTTCGGCGCCATGCGCAGTGAGCCGTCGAGGCGCACCACCTCGCCGTTCAGGTACGCGTTCTCGACCATGTGCAGCGCGAGCGCGGCGAACTCGTCGGCTTGGCCGAGCCGGCGCGGGAACGGGATCGCGGCGGCGAGCGAGTCCTGGGCTTCCTGCGGCAGGTTCGCGAGCAGCGGCGTCAGGAACAGGCCGGGGGCGATGGTGAGCACGCGGATGCCGAATTGCGCCAGCTCGCGCGCGATCGGCAGCGTCATGCCGACGATGCCGCCCTTGGACGCCGAATAGGCGGATTGCCCGATCTGGCCGTCATAGGCGGCAACGGACGCAGTGTTGATGATGACGCCGCGCTCGCCGGTCGCCTGCGGCTCCAGCTTGGACATCTCGGTGGCGGCAAGGCGCAGCATGTTGAAGGTGCCGATCAGATTGACCTTGATCACCTTGTCGAAATCGGCGAGCGCCATCGGGCCGTCGCGGCCGACCACGCGCTTGGCAACGCCGATGCCGGCGCAATTGACCAGCAGGCGCGCCGGACCGTGGGCCTTCGCAGCCTGCGCCACCGCGGCTTCGGCCGAGGCGGCATCGGAGACGTCGCAGGTCACGGCCACGCCCTTGATCTCGGCCGCAACCGTCTCGGCAAGCTTGGTATTGAGATCGCACACCGCGACCTTGGCCCCCTGGGCCGCCAGCTTTCGCGCGGTGGCCGCGCCCAGTCCCGATGCGCCGCCGGTGACGATGGCTGCCTGATCCTTCAACAACATGGCGTTCTCCTGTAGCGTTGATTTCTTATCCGACCGATATCACACGGTTGGATGGATTGGCAGCGTAGAGCTCCTCGATCAATTCGGTGCGGTGCTCCAGCACGGCGCGCTGGTTGATCGAGCCCTTGTCGGTGACCTCGCCCTTGTCGATCGACAGCGGCGTGTCCATCAGGA contains:
- a CDS encoding SDR family NAD(P)-dependent oxidoreductase: MLLKDQAAIVTGGASGLGAATARKLAAQGAKVAVCDLNTKLAETVAAEIKGVAVTCDVSDAASAEAAVAQAAKAHGPARLLVNCAGIGVAKRVVGRDGPMALADFDKVIKVNLIGTFNMLRLAATEMSKLEPQATGERGVIINTASVAAYDGQIGQSAYSASKGGIVGMTLPIARELAQFGIRVLTIAPGLFLTPLLANLPQEAQDSLAAAIPFPRRLGQADEFAALALHMVENAYLNGEVVRLDGSLRMAPK